The Cynocephalus volans isolate mCynVol1 chromosome 17, mCynVol1.pri, whole genome shotgun sequence genomic interval ATCCCCGCCAGGCAGGAGTAGATGAGCCTGGGGCTGAGGGGAATGTGGCCTTTTCTACTGTGGGGATTTCCAGACTCTTGCAATACTCATACCTAGTACACGTACCCCAGAAATGGCCCAGGTGCCTATCCTAATGAGGCAGTGGGCCTGCTGACACTGGGGCTGAGGTAGGTGTGAATAAGCACAgttcctcttccccttccaggATCTCAGTCTGGTGATAGGGTGTGTTAGTACCAAACACATTATCATGGCGGAGCTGAAGGCCGCATGTTTACCTACACCATCTCTCACCCCCAGGTAGCAGTGCAGCCCTACTCTGCCTACTGGCCACCTTGGAGGCTGTCAAACAGCACCTAGGTTCTCTTGTGAGCTCACCAAGCCAAATCCTTCACCGAAAGGACTGGAACTCTTAGGTGAACACTCACATCTGAGATGTATAACCATCTGAGTCTTTGTGTCTCCTTCTCTAATGTGCAGCCTGGCCTGAGGACTGAGAGGGGCTTGGTTCAGAGCTGCAAGCTCCAGACTCCCCCAACCCAGGTTAGGGTTGAAGTAGGACTGTATGGTGGGATGAGCCCGGGCCAGCCGCTGAGCACAGAATGGCTGGGTGGGCAGTCTTGGTGTCCTAGAGAAAGACAAAACTGCTCTCATCATCTCAGCCCCTCTCCTGAGGACTGTGTCTACACCTGGGCTCACTCCCTTCCAGGCTGCCTCAGTGCCTCCCCTGCATGCCCCCCCCACCGTCTACCACAAACCTGGGTGGGGGTACTTGTCACCTTGCCCTCAGGGCAGCTGTTTCCTGCCATGGCTCTTTGCCCAGCCAGTTTTCCTCCTCTGGCAAAGCCCTCACTATTTCCCTCAAGAGCCCTAACTTAGGTTCTAAGACGCAAGAATAAGCAGGAAGGTAACTCCAGGATGGAACATCGATCTCTCTGAAGCTGCACTACCTCTGCAAGCTCAAGTCCAGAGGTCGGGGCTTAGGGTAGATGCTAGGAAGAACTTCCTTAACCTAGTAAAGGGAGGCAAAGATGGACTCTGAGGGGGCATGAACACTATCTCACACAAACAAGAGGCCCCCCTGATAGTGCAAAGAAGAGCTGGGGGACAGGCATGTATTATGGAGGAAGGGGGGAGTGGGATTTTAGGAGTGGAAGCAGCACAccatctcccccttttttctaCAAGCTGTGCCAAGTCTGAAAGTCTCTACCCTCGGGAGAATTGGGTTGGGGAGGTCATCACtctagttcccttttctccagacCACCTTTGTTCCCTTCCACCGGCTCTGCTCATCTAGAGTTGGGATGGGGAGAAGATCAGGCCCGGATGGCTCTCCCAGCCTCACCACGCCAAATGCTTGGAATTACCTGGGGAACAtggtaaaaatgcagattcttcaGCTGTATTCTGAGATTCTATTTAAGATGGTCTGGGGTAATGCctttaattctgtatttttaacaaactcCCTAGGTAATTCTGAAATGAAGCCAAATTTGGAAACAATCGAAGACAATATAACTCTGGAGTTATCTACatcatcctcccacccccaccaaagcCCATGCTATCCTACCTTGGAATTCTTCAGAAATAGTCCGCTCACTTCTTCCTTAGTCACTTCCCAGGTGGGAAAATGGCTGAGCTGGGAATTGAAAACTTTCTGCCATCAGATCAGGTAAAAGGTCCAAGAaatcttatctctttttttttaaaggaaccactcgacaacagcagaatacacattcttctcaagtgcaaaTGGAACAATCTCCAGCAGAGACTATATGttaagccacaaaacaagtcttaataagtTTTAAGATTGAGATCATATAAGGTACCTCTTCCAATcagaatggaataaaactagaaaacagtaacagaaggaaaactggaaaattcacaaacatgGAAAAAacaacacattctttttttttttttaaagatgactggaaaggggatctcaacccttggcttggtgttgtcagcaccacgctcagccagtgagcaaaccggccatccctatataggatccgaacttgtggccttggtgttatcagcaccgcactctcccgagtgagccacgagccggccctacAACACATTCTTAAACAattaagtcaaagaagaaatcaccagggaaattagaaaataccttaagacaaatgaaaatgaaaacataaaatccAAAAACTTATAAGATAAGGTGAAAGTAGTgttgagagaaatttatagctgtaactGACTAtattaaagaagaaagatctcaaatcaatcaCCTAATTATACACTTTAAGGAACtaggaaaatagaataaactaaacccaaagatagcagaaagaaaaaaatgacacagattaaagcagagataaataaaatagaaaatagaaaaagagaaagatcaataaaatcagaaGTTGGCTCCttgaaaagaccaacaaaattaaaaacttttatccTGATTttaccatcacatattgtacacatctATTGAtaatcaactttgtatcccacaaatatgtataatcaattatgcttccataaaaaattttttaaaataaaaagctgacaaacttttagctagattgactaagaaaaaaaaaagtattgttgaatatactatcttgatttgaacatcacatatttcacagtaattgatattcaactttgtaccacacagatatgtacaatcaactatgttacaataaaaaaaataaaattaaaaatgttaaagaacaaaagagagaagacaattaTTAAAACCAGAGATGAAAGTGGGGACATTTCTATAAATGTGACATAAATAAATAGGagtataagagaatactatgaacaactgtatgccaacaaattggatagcctagaagaaatggacaaattccaaaaacacacaaactaccaaaactgagtgaagaagaaatagaaaatctgaatagatctataacaagtaaggagactgaatcagtaataaaaaaaataccaacaaagtaaagctcaggaccagatggcttcactggtgaattctaccaaacatttaaagaagaattaacattaatccttctcaaactctttcaaaaaattgaagaggagctAATACTCCCTAATTCATTCTATAAGGTCAGCAttacctgataccaaaaccagacaaagataccacaaaaaaactacagaccaatatcctttacaaatatagatacaaaaatcctcaacaaactaTTAGAAAATCAAATTCATCAGCATATTAAAATGGTTATACaccatgagcaagtgggatttatccccaGAATGTGAGGgtagatcaacatacaaaaatccatCAATGTAATGCACcgcattaacagaatgaaaggaaaaatataacgtgatcatctcaattgatgcagaaaaagcatttgacaaaatctcatattctttcatgataaaaaacaataataataacaacaacactcaataaactaggaataaaagggaacttcctcaacatgataaaagccatatatgaaaaatccacagctaacatcatactcagtgggGAAAGATTGAAAGTTTtgcccctaagatcaggaacaagacaaagatgtccacttttgccacttctagTCATCATAGTATTGGAAGATCTTGCTAGAAtatttaggcaagaaaaagaagtaaaaaggcatccagattggaaagaagtaAATttgtctctgttcacagatggcatgatcttatatgtagaaaaccataaagaaatcacacacacaaaaaaaaacctgctagagctaataaatgaattcagcaaagtttcaggatacaaattaacaaacaaaaattagttGGATAcatatacactagcaatgaacaatcctaaaaggaaattaagaaaacaattccattaaCAATTGCACCAAAAAGAATACTTAGGAATGAATTCAACTGAGGAGGCATGAGATTtgtacagtgaaaactacaaaacattgctgagagaaattaaaggacctaagtaaatggaaagacacccCATGTTCGtggattgaaagacttaatattattaagatgacAATACTATACAAGGTGATCTAGATATTaaatgcaacccctatcaaaaaCTCAATggtattttttgcagaaatataaaaaccTATTCTAAAACCCATATGAAATTTtaagggaccccaaatagccaaaaacaAGAAGAAACTTGGAGGATTCACATTTTCtggtttcaaaacttactacaaagctacagtaattaaaacagtatggcagtGGCATAAGGATacacatacagaccaatggaatagaatgcaGAACCCAGAACTAAAGCCTCACATatcagttgattttcaacaagaatGCTAAGACTGtttaatggggaaaggacagtcttgtcaacaaatgttgctgggaaaactagatatccacatgcaaagaatgatgttggacccttaccttacactAGGTataaaaatgggtcaaagacctaaatttaagagctaaaactataaaactcttggaagaaaattCAGGGGAAATATTCATTACCTTGGATTTGGCAACGGTTTCttaaatataacaccaaaagcacaggcaaccagatgaaaaaataggtaaacaggacatcatcaaaatttaacaattttttgcatcaaaggacactatcaagagagtgaaaagacaccacagaatgaaagaaaatatttgcaaatcatatatctgataagataCTATTAATTATCCAGGATGTATAAAAACTTCTTACaattcgggccgaccccgtggctcactcaggagagtgcggcactgggagcacagcagcgctcccgccgcgggtttggatcctatatagggatggctggtgcgctcactggctgagcgcggtgtggatgacaccaagtgaagggttgcgatccccttaccggtcacagaaaagacaaaaaaaaaaaaaaagaattcttacaatTTAATAATCATATTTGCTGGAAGGAGGGGATAGTATGGAGCTTGGAGTACAGTGAGAAGGCCATCATAGTACTCCAGGAGAGGGGTAGTGAGGCCTGCACCAAGGCTGGGAATAGAAGGAAGGGCCTGATGGACTTGACTGATAATTAGGAAGTAGGATAAGGCAGCCTGGGTACTGATTAGCTGTGCATTTTGGTTTGGGCATACTAGTGAGACTGGGCACCAGGACATGATCCAGCTttcaggaaggaaaaggagggggGATGAGGGAAGCGAAAGTATCTGCATAAAAAGGCAGCAGGCCAGTCCCAGCACACACACAGACCCCCAAGTTGCTTCTGTCCACCTTGCCCACAGCTCTGGCCTCATACCCACCCAGACCACACCTATGGCTCAATTGCTGGCTCTGAGACTCTTCATCCTGGTCTTGGCCCTCTGCATCCCTCGGACCCAAGGTACCAAGGGGGAGGAGCCTCGGATGGGGCAAGGGGCTGGACAGGGCTGGGTAGGAGCTTGCAAGCAGCCCACAGCTCCCTGTGAAACCCACCCCCTCCGCAGGCAGTGATGGAGGGGCTCAGGACTGTTGCCTCAAGTACAGCCTAAGGAAGATTCCCGCCCAGATTGTCCGCAGCTACCGGAAGCAGGAACCGAGCTTAGGCTGCCCCATCCCAGCTATCCTGTGAGTGGAAACAAGGGGGTGGGTGTGGGCTGGTCTCTGAGTGGGGAGGGCATGGTGGGCAAACTAAGAAGTTTTACTAACCCCTACCCCCCCAGGTTCTTGCCCCGGAAGCACTCTCAGCCAGAGCTATGTGCAGACCCTAAAGAGACCTGGGTGCAGCAGCTGATGCAGCGTCTGGACAAGCCACCAGCCCCACAGAAACAAGTCCAGGGCTGTAGGAAGGACAGGGGGGCCCCAAAGCGTGGCAAGAAGAGAAAGGGCTCCAAAGGCTGCAAGAAGTAAGGAAGCTGAAGGGATGGGGGTAAGGGAGTAAAGGGGAGCCTCAATCAGCCTCTCACACCCATCTTCTGCCCTCCCAGGACTGAGCAGCCCTAGACCCCGAAAGAACCATAGCCCAGTGACCATCCTGGAGCCCACGAGGCCCCCACCAGCCTCTACAGGGCTTGGAGCCCCAACCCAAGGAGCAAGAAGGGGTCTATGAGAGAGGAAGGACTCAGGGGCCCCAGAGCAGCCACCCCATGCTGGGCTTGCCACACCCCTTCTCCTGCTTCAGCCATCCCACCTGTATTCCCAGCCCTAACCTGCATGGCTAAGCTGCTCACACCAGGCTAggtccagagaggcagaggagagagagtctACCAGGGAGCATGAGAGACGACAGCAGGACTGTCACCTCTGAGGAAAGGTCACCCAGGAGCCTGGACCTGACCCTGCTCCCTATTGCACCCCACCTCTTCCTTGTAAATATGATTTATACCTAACTGAATAAAATGCTGCTCTGGTCTCCCACCCAAGTACctatttctatgtgtttgtgtcCAATGAATGCCAGTATCACTACAGGGTGGGGTCACACACTCTGGGGTCACAGCAAAGAGCTCAGGCTGGCAAACTCTATATTCCCACCTACCCAGAGAGTTTCCTTGCCTCCCAGGTGCCCAGACCCCTTGGCAGTTGAAGGGAGGCTGACGTGCAGGGTGGGACCTGGTCTGCCTGAGGAATCCCTCCCATGGAGAGAGGGTGAACTTAGAACACACACCCCTGACAGTTCTGCAGGCCTCTAAGACCCTGAGCAGAACCCTTCCCTGATTCTGTGCAGTACTCTCTTGCGACCTCCAGATCTTTTCCCAGACCTACCAGGGGCTTCCTCCCCTTTCATTGGGGACTACTGAATGAGAATTTGCAAGTACCTCTTTAGAAGAGCCCCCAGGAAGGAGGCTGTGGCCTGGGCCCATCTGTAACACAGGCAAACACAAATTCTACTGAAACCTACTCTAGGCACAGTTCCTGCCCTGGGAGTCCCTCAGAACCCCAGCCCATCCCAAAGCCCCAAGAGGACTCCCTCTGCCCTGCTCAATGAAACGCAGTCCCTTGGTCTCTCCTCTTTGTTTATGGGGCTGCTGTGATCCCTTTCTATTCCTATCTGGGCCCCTTCATTCCCTCAGCTTCCTTACAGTTGGGAAaacctcctccccttcccatttttttctcctttctgcccTGGCTGGGACCCAGGgtattttagtcattttaacCTTTTGAAGCCAAGAAATAAGTCTCCTGGGGCAGGTCTTTGGAATCCTGAGATTCAGATGTAAATCAGTCTGGTCTCCAAGAAGACCCCAGCctgactctcctcctcttcttcctcctctgcaaCTCGCCCCTTACTCGAGTCAGGGAG includes:
- the CCL21 gene encoding C-C motif chemokine 21 → MAQLLALRLFILVLALCIPRTQGSDGGAQDCCLKYSLRKIPAQIVRSYRKQEPSLGCPIPAILFLPRKHSQPELCADPKETWVQQLMQRLDKPPAPQKQVQGCRKDRGAPKRGKKRKGSKGCKKTEQP